The stretch of DNA GTACGGCTACGTCCAGCGCAGCGCGCCGCAGGTGCTCAACCTGACCATCACCGTCACCGAGGCCGGGAGCGGCAAGGTGCTGCGCGGCGGCCAGGTGGTGATCCAGGGCGACACCGACGACACCTGGCTCCACGGCGTGCGCTCGCTGGTGAAGAACCGTCTCTTCGCCGAGCCGCTGCCGAACCGGTCCTGATCCCCGTGCCCGACATCTCTTCTTCCCGCGTCCGCCTCCTCGTCAGCGTGCGCGATGCCGCCGAGGCGGCACTGGCCCGCGATGCCGGCGCCGACCTGATCGACGCCAAGGACCCCGACCGCGGCGCCCTGGGAGACCTTCCGCCCGACACCGTCCGGGCCATCGCGGCGGCCTCCGGCGACCGGCTGACGAGCGCGGTGGCGGGGGAGCCGCAGGACGGCCGCGCGGCCTCCGCCTGCCTGGCGGCCCTGGCCGGCACCGGCGTGCGCTACCTCAAGATCGCCTGGGCGCCGCGACGCGACGCGACGGGGCTGGTCCTGCCCGCCGGTCGTCCGGTGATCGCGGTCCTGTTCGCCGAGGACGGGCCTTCGGGCGCCGACGTGCCGGCGCTCGCCGCCGCCGGCTTCTCCGGCGCGATGATCGACACCAGGGGCAAGGACGGCCGGCGCCTCACCGATCACCTGCCCCTCCCGCGTCTCGCGGGCTTCGCGGGCGCGTGCCAGACGCACGGCCTGCTCTCCGGCCTCGCCGGATCGCTGGCCCTCGACGACATCCCGGCGCTCGCGGCGCTCGGGCCGGGCTATCTCGGATTCCGTGGCGGCCTGTGCGGGCAGGGGGACCGGACAGGCCGCCTCGATCCGGCACGGATCGCGGAGGCGGTGCGGCGCCTCGCGGCGGTCGTGCCGTGTCCCGAGGCGGCGTAGGCGCTCCGGGGCGGGATGGGGGAGTGCCCAGGCAAGAAAAGACGCGGTGTTCTCCTTTCCCTGCAGGCAGCGCGCCTGTTCGGGCAAAGGAATAGCGCGGGTTTCCCCCTCCCCCTCTGCGGGGCAGGGTGGCGAGCGTCAGCGAGCCGGGAGAGGGGACGCCGCTTCCGGAAATGACCGAACCATCGTGAGAGGCGCCGTCTGGACCGGCGTCGCGCCGCCCCTCTCCCGCCCGGCACCCTCCCCCGCAGAGGGGGAGGGGGAAACCAGCGCCGCTGCTTTCCCAAAACAGCTTTTGCACGCGGGGCGTTGGAGCGAGGATAGGACGCCGCGCTTCGTTCGTCACCCGATGGGGCCTGCCAGGACCCCGGCCGATTCGACCGATCATACCGGGGCATCCTCCGACCCCGGACCCGAGGGAGTCATCCATGAGTGCATCCGCCACCCCGTCCCGCCCGAGCGTGAACGCGCTCGCCGCCCCCCTGGTCGAGGCCCTGGCCTCTGATGCCACGAAGCTCCGGCTCGCCGTGACCCAGGCGCCGGACGGCGCGCGGCTGATCGATGCCGGGGCGGGGGTGCGCGGCTCGATCGAGGCCGGGCGGCGCATCGCCGAGATCTGCCTGGGCGGCCTCGGCACCGTGACGGTAAGCCCGGCCGGTCCGCTGGAAGCCTGGCCCTTCACCCTGACGGTGCACAGCGCCGACCCGGTGCTCGCCTGCCTCGGCAGCCAGTATGCCGGCTGGAGCCTCGCCGACGAGGAGGGCGATTCGGGCTTCTTCGCCCTCGGCTCCGGCCCCGGCCGCGCGGCGGCGGCGGTCGAGCACCTGTTCGAGGAGCTGGCCTACCGCGACACGGCCTCGCGCATCGCCCTGGTGCTCGAATCGGGCAGCCCTCCGCCGGCTTCGGTCATCGCCAAGGTGGCGGCGGCGGCCGGGATCCAGCCCGCCGACGTGACCTTCGTCTACGCCCCGACCCAGAGCCTCGCCGGCGCGACCCAGGTGGTCGCCCGGGTGCTGGAGGTCGCCCTGCACAAGGCGCATTCGGTCGGGTTCGACCTGAACGCCATCGTCGACGGGATCGGCGCGGCCCCCTTGAGCCCGCCGCACCCGGACTTCATCCAAGCGATGGGCCGGACCAACGACGCGATCATCTATGGCGGGCGGGTGCAGCTCTTCGTCGAGGCCGACGATGCCGACGCCAAGGCGCTGGCCGAGGCCCTGCCGAGCACCACCTCGCGCGACCACGGCGCGCCCTTCGCGGAGATCTTCGCCCGCTTCAACGGCGATTTCTACGCCATCGACAAGCACCTGTTCAGCCCGGCCGAGGTGGTGGTGACCTCGCTGCGCTCCGGCGCCAGCCACCGCGCCGGCCGGCTGGTGCCGGAGCTGGTCGCGCGCTCCTTCGCCTGAGAGAGCCGGTCGATGCGGATCGGGCTCGCGGCCGATAACGGCGCCTGGCACAAGGCCAGGCTGCTTGCCGCTCTGACGGATCTCGGCGCGGCGCCGGTCCTGTTCTCGCTCGCCGACGTGACGATCGAGACCGGGCACCCGGAACCCCTGCGCGTGCCGGGCTTCGGCGGCGACCTGCCGGATGGGGTCTTGCTGCGCACCATCGCGGGCGGCACCTTCGAGGCGACGACGATGCGCCTCGGCGTCCTGCACGCCCTCGTCGCCGCCGGCACCGCGGTGTGGAACGGGCCTGCCGCGATCGAGCGCTCGGTCGACAAGGCGATGACGAGCCTGCTGCTCGCCCGCCACCACATCCCGACGCCGGAGACCTTCGTGCTCTCGCGCCGCGAGGCCGCCGCCGAGGTGGTGGCGCGGGAGGCCGGCCCCGGAAAACCCCTGGTGCTGAAGCCCCTGTTCGGCTCGCAGGGCGAGGGGCTCCAGCTCATCTCCCGGCCCGACGAGCTGCCGCCCGAGGAACTGGTCGGCCGGGTCTACTACCTGCAACGCTACGTCGCCCGGCAGGACGGGGCCTGGCAGGATTACCGGATCTTCGTCTGCGCCGGCCGGGCCATCGCCGGGATGATCCGCCAGGGCGACGGCTGGATCACCAACGTCCATCGCGGCGGCCGGCCGCTGCCCTGGCGCCCGCCGGCCCGGGCCGTCGACCTGGCCGAAGCGGCCGCCGCGGCAGTGGGCTGCGGCTATACCGGGATCGACCTCGTCGAGGACGGGGAGGGCGGCTTCCAGGTGCTCGAGGTCAACAGCATGCCGGCCTGGTCGGGCCTGCAGCAGGTCACGCCGGTCGACATCGCCCGCGAGGTCGCGGCCGGCTTCCTGGCGGCGGTCCGGGCGGGGCAGGCGCCGCGCCTCGTCGCCGAGGGGGCCTGATGCCGGCGCTGACGCCGACGGCGATCATGGACGCCTATCTCGCGGCTTGCCGGGCGGAACTCGCGGCGATCAAGCCCGGCAACGTCCACGTCCACGCCGCCGGGCACCGGATGAGCGTGGCGGATTTCGAGGCGAGCGCGGTCCTCTCCGCGCCCCACCTCGCCGCAGCCGGCACGCCGGTCGGGGCGCGGATCGAGGCGGCGGTGGCCGCCACCCGCGACGGCGTCGGCCAGAACACCAATCTCGGCATCGTGCTGCTCTGCGCACCGCTCGCCGCCGCGGCCGAGCGGCCGGGCCGCTCCGCGACACCCTCGCCTCCGTGCTGGCCGGGCTCGACGCGGCGGATGCCGCCGGCCTCTACGCGGCAATCCGGCTCGCCAATCCCGGCGGGCTCGGGACGGCCGAGCGCCACGACGTGACGGGGAAAGCCCCGCCGCCGCCCGTCCTCGCCGCCATGGCGGAGGCGCAGGCGCGCGACCGGATCGCGCGCGCCTACGTCACCGGGTTCGAGGACCTGTTCGCGACAGGCCTGCCGGCCCTGGCGGCGGCCCGCGCCCGGGGCTTGCACGAACCCTGGACTACCACGGCGGTCCACCTCGCCTTCCTGACCGGATTTCCCGACAGCCACATCGCCCGCAAGTTCGGCGCGGCGACCGCCGAGCGGGTGCGGGCGGAGGCCGAGGCCGCCCTGCGCGGACTGACCCTGGGGGAGGGCGCGCGGGCGGCCCTGCTCGCCCACGACGCGGTCCTGAAGGACGCCGGCCTCAATCCCGGCACCAGCGCGGATCTCACCGTGGCGACCCTGTTCCTCGACGCGCTGGCGCGCCTGAAGGCGCAGGGTGACGGCCCCGGACGGGCAACCTGCCAATAAGTCTTAACCCCGGCACGGCTTTCCTTCCGTCGCCGGGCCCGAAATGGCCCAATGTACCGGTCGAGCCGGCTTGTTCGGGGTCCGGCGGCGCTGTAGGGTCCGCCCGCCATCCAGACAACCGGTTCGGCTCCCGCTGAACGCCGACAGCAAGGATGGCGGTGCTGCGCCGCACTGTCAGAGCGGCCGGCTAACCTTATCGATATCTGGGAGAACCCCCACATGGCGACGATCAATAAGGTGATGGTGGGCGAGGCCCTCGTCGGTGACGGCAACGAGGTAGCGCATATCGACCTCCTCATCGGCCCGCGCGGCAGCGCCGCCGAGACGGCGTTCTGCAACAGCCTCACCAACAACAAGCACGGCTTCACCAGCCTGCTCGCGGTGGTGGCGCCGAACCTGCCGTGCAAGCCGAACACCCTGCTGTTCAACAAGGTGACCATCAACGACGCCCGTCAGGCCGTCCAGATGTTCGGCCCCGCCCAGCACGCCGTCGCCAAGGCGGTGCAGGATTGCGTGGCCGAGGGCATCATCCCGGCCGACGAGGCCGACGACCTGTACATCCTGGTCGGCGTGTTCATCCACTGGGAAGCCGCGGACGACGCCAAGATCGAGAAGTACAACTACGAGGCCACGAAGCTGTCGATCGAGCGCGCCATCAAGGGCACGCCGACCGCCGCCGAGGTCACGAAGCAGTACAAGAGCGCCCAGCACCCCTTCGCGGCGAACGTCGCCTAGACAGGAAACCGTCCGGAACAGCCAGCGGCACCTCCCCCGCCGCCCCCGCCGCCTCCGCCGCAGGGACTGTTCCAGCGACTGGCCTCCATCTTTCTCGGACGCTGAATGCAAGACCGGGAGGGCCCTCATGGGGCCCTCCCTTTTTCGTCTCGCGGTCAGGCCCGCAGCCGCCCGTCGTGGATCGCGCTCGCAACCAGCACCCCGGCGGCGCCCGCCGCCTCGAGCGCCGGCAGGTCCTCCGGCCCGCGCAGGCCCCCGGCGGCGTAGAACGCCGTGTGCGGCGACCGCGCCTTGAGGGCGCTCAAACCCGCGAGATCCGGCCCCGCGCCGCTGCCGACCCGCGACAGGGTCATCACGATCACCTCCGGCGGCCAGGCCGACGGATCCTCGTGCAGTTCAGCCGCCCCCATCCTCACGCCGTCGCGGCTGTCGAGGGAGAGCACCGCGCGCGCGCCGATCCGGCGCACCAGGGCCGCGTCGGTCTGGCTCTCGCTGCCGAGCACCGGCCGCCCCAGACCCGCCGCCAGGAAGGCCGCCAGGCCATCCTCGGTGGCAAAGCCCGCATCGACCCACAGCTCGACCCCGGGGCAGGCGGCCGTGATCGCCCGCAGGGCGCCGAGATCGGGCGGCGTCCCGTCCATGATCGCGTCGAGATCGGCGACGTAGAGCCGGCGCGCCGGCCAGGCGGAGAGGAGGCCGCGCGCCACCTCGGCCGGGGCGGGGGTGCGCGAGAGCGGCGTGACGATCGGCGCGTAGTGGTCGCGATCGCCGGCACGCGCCCGCACCACCACGCCGCCGCGCAGGTCGAGGACCGGCACCACCTCGGTCCGGCTTGCGGAAGCGGACCCGCTCATGCCACCCCGCCCCGATCGATTTCGTGCGAGACCCGACCGTGACCCATCTGCAATCCTCCGCCTCGCTCCGTCGCGTCATCGGCTGGGACCTCGGCGGGGTCCATGTCAAGGCGGCGCTGGTCGAGGCGGGCCGCGTGCAGGCGGTGGTGCAGGCGGCCTGCCCGCTCTGGAACGGCCTGCCGGCGCTGGACGCCACCTTCGCCGCCTTGCCGGACTGGACCCGGGAACCCGCCCGTCACGCGGTGACGATGACCGGCGAGCTGACCGACTGCTTCGCCGACCGCACCGACGGCGTGGCGCAGCTCGCCGCTTGGGCCGACAAGACCCTGCACGGCGAGGTGGCGATCTATGCCGGGCGGGCGGGCCTCGTCGCGCCCGACGCGGCCTCGGCCCATGCCGCCGACATCGCCAGCGCCAACTGGCACGCCACAGCCGCCCTGATCGGCACCTTGCGGCCCGACGCGCTCCTCGTCGATCTCGGCTCGACCACCGCCGACCTGATCCCGATCCTGGGCGGCCAGCCTCAGGCCCTCGGCTACAGCGATGCCGAGCGGCTGGAGACGGGCGAGCTCGTCTATACCGGGGTGGTCCGCACGCCGGTTCTGGCCCTGTCGCAGACCGCGCCGTTCCGCGGCCGGCGCACCGCCCTGATGGCCGAGTGCTTCGCCACCACGGCCGACGCCTACCGCCTGCTCGGGCTGCTGCCGGAGGCGGAGGACCAGCAGGATACCGCCGACCTCAAGGGCAAATCGATTCCCGAGACCGAGACCCGCCTCGCCCGGATGATCGGCCGCGACCGCCACGAGGGCTCGGGGGACGACTGGGCCCGGCTCGCCGGCTTCTTCGCCGAGGCGCAGCTGCGTCTGCTGCACGATGCCGCCGGGCTGATCCTGTCCCGCGGCGAGTTGCCCGATACGGCGCCGATCGTGGTCTGCGGCGCCGGCCGCTTCGTGGCGACGCGGCTCGCCGCGCGCCTCGGGCGCCCGGCCGAGGACCTGGCCGACCTGATCGCCCCGCGCCTCGCCCCCGCGGCCACGGCCTTCGCATCGACCTGCGGGCCGGCGGTGGCGGTGGCGGTGCTGGCGGCGGGGTGATCGCTCGATCAGACGCGCCGCGCGAGGGCGGGTCCGAGCCCATCCTCGCGCCCGCCGAGCCACGGCATGCTGATCGGGCTGTCGACGAGGACGAGGAGGGTCCGGCGCAGGAGCTGGTCCAGGCTCTCGGGCCCCCCGACCGGGCCGAGCCCGACGCCGTTGAGCCGGTCGTCGAGGTCCCGGGTGGTGCCGAGGAAGCCCATGGACCAACCGGCGAAGCGGCGCTCGGCCGCGAAATCCATCTCGATCACCGCCAGGGTGTGATGGCGCCGGTCGGCCAGGATCGATTCGAAGACGGACTGGACGCCGGGTCGCGGACCCTCCAGTACCTGGAAGAAGCCGAGGCCGGTATAGACCAGCACGCCCGAGATGTCGGCGGCCTGGTTGCGCTGCCGGGCCGTGGCGAGCAAGTTCGCGATGTGGCCGTGACCCAGCATCACCTCCGCCGCGTGCGCGGCCTTGCTCTTGTAGATGATGCGGAAGATGTCCTCGGACATCCGAATCTCCGGGGCAGCCATCCGGCCTGAACAATCGAATCGGCGCGGGTGGCGCTGGCGCGGCGACGCGCAACTCTAGGCACGTTGCGCCGAAACCGCTACCCGGGATCGAATTCCTAAGCCCGGGTCAACTGCGCCAGCGCAGCTCCCGCGGCTCGAGCGGATTGACGAAGGCGGCACCGGTCTCGCGGGAGCGCAGGAACTCGCGCTTGAGACTGAAATACCATTGCGACTGCACGTCGCTCTCGCCCATCAGGACCATGGCGGGCTTCCGGTCGAGGCCGCGCTGGGCGATCTGGAGCACGTCCCGGTCCTGGCCGAGGAACTGGCGCATCAGCGGCCGGGCCACGGGCTTCAGCAGGTTGAGGCCCGGGATGTTCCAGTACATCGCGTTGATGAGCGCGGTGCGCCCGTTCGCCAGCGGCGAGGCGAAGGTGTAGTTGGCCAGGCGCTTCTCGCCGGCGGTGATCCGCTCCAGGCGCACCCCCGGCAGCCGGAACTCGATCTCGACCTCCGGGATCGAGCCGAGCAGGCGGTAGGCGAGGGAGGCGGTCTTCGCGGTGTGGCTCGTCATGGTGAAGCCGAAGGGCGAGGGCGCGAAGTGCTTCACCTTCTCCTTCATGGTCTTCGAGGGGCGCCACCACCAGGAATCGTGCACGTAGGCGACGTGGGCCGGATCGACGAAGCTCAGGGCCACGAGGTCGAACGAGGCCTCGACCTCCAGGATCTCGACCAGCTGGCCGCAATACGCGAAATCGACCTCGGGGATCGGCGGTGCCGCATCCGGGTTCGCGCCCGCGGGATTCGCGCTGGCATGGACCCAGATCAGTCCGGATTTCTCGGCCACCGCGAAGCGGGCGAGGCGGACCGAGGCGAAGTTGGCGTCGTCCCGGCGGGCGAGCGCCGGAATCGCCGCGCAGGCGCCGTCGGGCCGGAACTGCCAGCCATGGAACGGGCAGACGAGGTTGCCGTCGACGATGCGGCCGGCCGAGAGCGCCATGCCGCGATGGGGGCAGCGGTCGCGCAAGGCGAACAGCGCCCCCGATTCCTCGCGCCCGACCACCACGGCCTCCTCGCCGAGGCTGACCGACCGCATTCCCCCGGGCCGCAGGCTGCGGCTCTCGCCGACGCAGTACCAGACGTCGTCGAGCGCCCGGCGGATCGGATCCCCTGTCATGCCTCGTCCACGGTTCCCAGGTCCATCGGCCCCGTGCGGGGCCGGCGCCACGTCCTTACCCCATCCGGCACGCCCGTGAAGCGGCCGGATGCGCGCATCTCCCCTGCGGCGAGGAACGGGAAGCGGGGCGGTTCGTTACCGTGACGACGGTGCCGCAGGGCGAGCGCACCCACCATTCGCCCACGGCCGCATGGTCGCGGGCGGCACCATGAGCCCTTGACGGAGGATGACACGATGAGCCTGCTCGGGACGATCGTCAGCAAGATCCTGCACCCCTTCGGCGGCGGCGACGCCCAGGCCCAGACCTCGGACGCGCCGAAGACCGATACCACCACCGGCGGCGCCCTGGGCGGCGGCTCGGACGCCACTTCGGGCGGCAGCGTGCCGAAGGTCGACGGCAAGGTCGATGTCGAGGCGGTGCTCAACGACCTCGCCGCGAAGGCCGGCCAGCCCCTCAACTGGCGCACCTCGATCGTCGACCTGATGAAGCTGCTCCACCTCGACAGCAGCCTGTCGGCCCGCAAGGAGCTCGCCAAGGAGCTGAACTACACCGGCGACACCGACGATTCGGCGACGATGAACGTGTGGCTGCACAAGCAGGTGATCAAGAAACTCGAGGAGAACGGCGGCAAGGTGCCGGACGACCTGAAGGATTGATGCTCCCCGGCCCGCCCTGCGACGGAGGGCGGGCCGTCCTCACGATCGACCGCCGTCCGGGCCGCGCCTTCCGGAGAGGCGCCCCGCCTCGGCGAGGAGGCGGCGCGCCTCGGCGACGGCATCCCGAGGCCGATGCGTGCCTGCCGCACCTGGGCAGTAAGACCGGTAGCCCTCCAGCGCAGCCGCCTGGCGTCTTCCCGCATCTCGACCGTGGCCAGTACGAGTTCGTCCAGGCGCTCGCAGATCTCCGACAGGCTCATGTCCCCGGACAGGGCGGGCAGGCCGGGAACGGAGACGGCCTCCGGCACGCAGACCAGGGGCAGGCGAGGCCAGGCCACCCGCAGCCGCGCGGCGATGTCCGGCAGGTCCCGCGAGACCGACAGGCCCGCGCTCACCAGCGCCAGGTCGACCACCCAGCCTCCGTCGATGGCGGCCGGCACCGGATCCAGTTCCGTGACCACGGCATCGACGATGCCGTAGCCCTTGGCGGCGAGCTGCCCGGCGAGGGGCGGCACCGCCTCGCCGGCCTCCCGGAGCATCATCAGGACGGGTTCGCACGGATCACCCATTCCGTAAGGTTAGCATGCGAACCGCCTCGGCCGTACCGGTCGTTTGGCCTAGACTCGACCTTGGTACCGGAGCCCGGCCTCAGCGCCCGGTGCGGATGCGGGTCCAGAGGCGGGTCACCACCCGCTGGGTGCGGTCGTCGTAGGCGGTGTTGGTGAACAGCCGGCGGAAGGTGGCCTCGTCCGGGTAGATGCCGGGATCGGACAGGATCTCGGGACGGACCAGGGCCTTCGCCGCCAGGTTGCCGCTGGCATAGGAGACGAAGTTGGTGTTGGCCGCCGCTACCTCGGGCCGCATCATGAAGTCGATGAAGGCGTGGGCCTCCGCCGCATGCGGCGCATCCTTGGGGATCGCGAAGGCGTCGAGCCACATCAGGGCGCCCTGCTGCGGAATGAAATAGGCGATGTCGACGTCGTTCTTGGCCTCGC from Methylobacterium aquaticum encodes:
- the mch gene encoding methenyltetrahydromethanopterin cyclohydrolase, whose translation is MSASATPSRPSVNALAAPLVEALASDATKLRLAVTQAPDGARLIDAGAGVRGSIEAGRRIAEICLGGLGTVTVSPAGPLEAWPFTLTVHSADPVLACLGSQYAGWSLADEEGDSGFFALGSGPGRAAAAVEHLFEELAYRDTASRIALVLESGSPPPASVIAKVAAAAGIQPADVTFVYAPTQSLAGATQVVARVLEVALHKAHSVGFDLNAIVDGIGAAPLSPPHPDFIQAMGRTNDAIIYGGRVQLFVEADDADAKALAEALPSTTSRDHGAPFAEIFARFNGDFYAIDKHLFSPAEVVVTSLRSGASHRAGRLVPELVARSFA
- a CDS encoding BLUF domain-containing protein gives rise to the protein MSEDIFRIIYKSKAAHAAEVMLGHGHIANLLATARQRNQAADISGVLVYTGLGFFQVLEGPRPGVQSVFESILADRRHHTLAVIEMDFAAERRFAGWSMGFLGTTRDLDDRLNGVGLGPVGGPESLDQLLRRTLLVLVDSPISMPWLGGREDGLGPALARRV
- a CDS encoding (5-formylfuran-3-yl)methyl phosphate synthase, producing the protein MPVPDISSSRVRLLVSVRDAAEAALARDAGADLIDAKDPDRGALGDLPPDTVRAIAAASGDRLTSAVAGEPQDGRAASACLAALAGTGVRYLKIAWAPRRDATGLVLPAGRPVIAVLFAEDGPSGADVPALAAAGFSGAMIDTRGKDGRRLTDHLPLPRLAGFAGACQTHGLLSGLAGSLALDDIPALAALGPGYLGFRGGLCGQGDRTGRLDPARIAEAVRRLAAVVPCPEAA
- the fae gene encoding formaldehyde-activating enzyme, coding for MATINKVMVGEALVGDGNEVAHIDLLIGPRGSAAETAFCNSLTNNKHGFTSLLAVVAPNLPCKPNTLLFNKVTINDARQAVQMFGPAQHAVAKAVQDCVAEGIIPADEADDLYILVGVFIHWEAADDAKIEKYNYEATKLSIERAIKGTPTAAEVTKQYKSAQHPFAANVA
- a CDS encoding ATP-grasp domain-containing protein, with translation MRIGLAADNGAWHKARLLAALTDLGAAPVLFSLADVTIETGHPEPLRVPGFGGDLPDGVLLRTIAGGTFEATTMRLGVLHALVAAGTAVWNGPAAIERSVDKAMTSLLLARHHIPTPETFVLSRREAAAEVVAREAGPGKPLVLKPLFGSQGEGLQLISRPDELPPEELVGRVYYLQRYVARQDGAWQDYRIFVCAGRAIAGMIRQGDGWITNVHRGGRPLPWRPPARAVDLAEAAAAAVGCGYTGIDLVEDGEGGFQVLEVNSMPAWSGLQQVTPVDIAREVAAGFLAAVRAGQAPRLVAEGA
- a CDS encoding HisA/HisF-related TIM barrel protein, whose amino-acid sequence is MSGSASASRTEVVPVLDLRGGVVVRARAGDRDHYAPIVTPLSRTPAPAEVARGLLSAWPARRLYVADLDAIMDGTPPDLGALRAITAACPGVELWVDAGFATEDGLAAFLAAGLGRPVLGSESQTDAALVRRIGARAVLSLDSRDGVRMGAAELHEDPSAWPPEVIVMTLSRVGSGAGPDLAGLSALKARSPHTAFYAAGGLRGPEDLPALEAAGAAGVLVASAIHDGRLRA
- a CDS encoding DUF3597 domain-containing protein, translated to MSLLGTIVSKILHPFGGGDAQAQTSDAPKTDTTTGGALGGGSDATSGGSVPKVDGKVDVEAVLNDLAAKAGQPLNWRTSIVDLMKLLHLDSSLSARKELAKELNYTGDTDDSATMNVWLHKQVIKKLEENGGKVPDDLKD
- a CDS encoding aromatic ring-hydroxylating oxygenase subunit alpha codes for the protein MTGDPIRRALDDVWYCVGESRSLRPGGMRSVSLGEEAVVVGREESGALFALRDRCPHRGMALSAGRIVDGNLVCPFHGWQFRPDGACAAIPALARRDDANFASVRLARFAVAEKSGLIWVHASANPAGANPDAAPPIPEVDFAYCGQLVEILEVEASFDLVALSFVDPAHVAYVHDSWWWRPSKTMKEKVKHFAPSPFGFTMTSHTAKTASLAYRLLGSIPEVEIEFRLPGVRLERITAGEKRLANYTFASPLANGRTALINAMYWNIPGLNLLKPVARPLMRQFLGQDRDVLQIAQRGLDRKPAMVLMGESDVQSQWYFSLKREFLRSRETGAAFVNPLEPRELRWRS
- a CDS encoding hydantoinase/oxoprolinase family protein → MRDPTVTHLQSSASLRRVIGWDLGGVHVKAALVEAGRVQAVVQAACPLWNGLPALDATFAALPDWTREPARHAVTMTGELTDCFADRTDGVAQLAAWADKTLHGEVAIYAGRAGLVAPDAASAHAADIASANWHATAALIGTLRPDALLVDLGSTTADLIPILGGQPQALGYSDAERLETGELVYTGVVRTPVLALSQTAPFRGRRTALMAECFATTADAYRLLGLLPEAEDQQDTADLKGKSIPETETRLARMIGRDRHEGSGDDWARLAGFFAEAQLRLLHDAAGLILSRGELPDTAPIVVCGAGRFVATRLAARLGRPAEDLADLIAPRLAPAATAFASTCGPAVAVAVLAAG